From Pagrus major chromosome 2, Pma_NU_1.0, one genomic window encodes:
- the LOC141019917 gene encoding uncharacterized protein gives MIAPPKTDTLTNFAFCILFCASFPRDGCVETGVSGGILQPSAGTSVGGAGVPAPSGAGTGVQQPGGVGVGTGGKPPKPGFVPGAGGYPYGGTYGLPYGVGTGTGVGTGTGAGVLPGVLPGAKPLKPPVGGAGGVGGGVGIPLAAGGYQGGYRPYHQGYGQGGLTYPSAVGLGVGGGAGAKPPKPGYGSLGGGGGYQPGAVPVAPGYGVGYPQQYYPGGYVPAPLTPQQAKAAKYGPLQGFLGGAGGGGVYRGGVAGCQGKYCGRRK, from the exons atgattgCTCCTCCTAAAACAGACAC TCTGACtaattttgctttttgtatTCTTTTCTGCGCTTCGTTCCCTCGTGATGGATGTGTGGAAACAGGCG tttctgGTGGCATTCTTCAGCCTAGTG cTGGCACAAGTGTTG GTGGAGCAGGTGTTCCAGCACCCTCTGGTG cTGGAACCGGAGTCCAACAACCCGGAG gTGTTGGTGTTGGAACAGGCGGAAAACCACCTAAACCAG GTTTTGTTCCAGGTGCTGGTGGCTATCCCTACGGTGGAACCTATGGAC TTCCTTACGGTGTCGGTACCGGCACTGGAGTTGGAACCGGAACTGGAGCTGGAGTTCTGCCTGGAGTTCTGCCTGGAGCAAAGCCTTTGAAACctccag tgggtggagcaggaggagtagGAGGTGGAGTAGGAATCCCACTGGCAGCAGGAGGTTATCAAG GGGGATACAGGCCATATCATCAAGGTTATGGTCAGG GTGGGTTGACGTATCCTTCTGCAGTTGGACTCGGagttggtggtggtgctggagcTAAACCACCCAAACCAG GTTACGGCAGTcttggaggtggtggaggataTCAGCCGG GTGCGGTTCCTGTGGCACCTGGTTATGGAGTAGGTTACCCCCAACAGTACTACCCAG GTGGATATGTTCCAGCCCCACTGACTCCTCAGCAAG CCAAAGCAGCCAAGTACGGTCCATTGCAGGGTTTCCTCggtggtgcaggaggaggaggggtctACAGAG GTGGTGTTGCAGGATGCCAGGGCAAATACTGTGGGAGGAGGAAGTAG